A window of Sphingomonas sp. R1 contains these coding sequences:
- a CDS encoding alpha/beta fold hydrolase codes for MPTLVLLCGLLCDAQVWEPVRTRLPSPDDVRILAFPGFRTIEAMAAQVLDSVPGPLVLIGHSMGGRVALEAVRQAGDRVVGLGLANTGIHPTAPGEAAGRQTLIDRARSGGMEALAEAWLPPMMGASAERVAALMPALRAMVSANTRESYEGQIAALLARPDAETPLRGYKAPLLLLAAEQDRWSPPAQHEAMRDLAPQGELHVLADAGHMLPVERPEAVAQLISDWFVRHWPGD; via the coding sequence ATGCCGACGCTGGTGCTGTTGTGCGGCTTGTTGTGCGACGCGCAGGTCTGGGAGCCGGTACGCACGCGTCTGCCCTCGCCGGACGATGTGCGGATCCTCGCCTTTCCCGGCTTCCGCACGATCGAGGCCATGGCCGCGCAGGTGCTGGACAGCGTGCCGGGCCCTCTGGTGCTGATCGGCCATTCGATGGGCGGCCGCGTCGCGCTGGAGGCGGTGCGCCAGGCCGGCGATCGGGTGGTCGGCCTCGGCCTCGCCAACACCGGGATCCATCCTACCGCACCTGGCGAGGCGGCGGGTCGCCAGACGCTGATTGATCGTGCGAGGTCCGGCGGCATGGAGGCACTGGCCGAAGCCTGGCTGCCGCCGATGATGGGGGCGTCCGCCGAGCGCGTTGCGGCGCTGATGCCGGCGCTGCGCGCGATGGTCTCCGCCAATACGCGCGAAAGCTATGAGGGCCAGATCGCAGCGCTGCTGGCGCGCCCCGATGCGGAGACTCCGCTGCGCGGCTACAAGGCGCCGCTGCTCCTGCTCGCCGCCGAGCAGGATCGCTGGTCGCCCCCTGCCCAGCACGAGGCCATGCGGGACCTCGCGCCGCAGGGCGAACTGCACGTCCTCGCCGATGCGGGGCACATGCTACCGGTAGAGCGGCCCGAGGCGGTCGCGCAGCTGATCAGCGACTGGTTCGTTCGCCACTGGCCGGGCGACTGA
- a CDS encoding ATP-binding cassette domain-containing protein produces the protein MPNPLRNLAFEEVSKAYAKGTRAVDGVSLTIAGGTFVALVGASGSGKSTLLKMVNRLIAPSAGRVTIDGVAVDAEPPHLLRRRIGYVFQNVGLFPHLTVGENVAIGLRLAGLRDPADRIAEMLRLVDLPQEMAARMPDALSGGQRQRVGVARALATGPRLLLMDEPFGALDPVTRDALGKAIRALHDSMGLTTILVTHDMAEALLLADRILVMEAGRLVGDATPHALLTGQGGPVADALVAVPREQAERLAALAR, from the coding sequence ATGCCGAACCCGTTGCGCAACCTAGCCTTTGAGGAGGTCAGCAAAGCCTATGCGAAGGGCACCCGCGCGGTGGACGGCGTTTCGCTGACCATCGCGGGCGGGACCTTCGTCGCACTCGTCGGCGCCTCCGGTTCGGGCAAGTCGACGTTGCTCAAAATGGTCAACCGGCTGATCGCTCCGAGCGCGGGCCGCGTGACGATCGATGGCGTGGCCGTGGATGCCGAGCCCCCGCACCTGCTCCGTCGCCGGATCGGCTATGTCTTTCAGAATGTCGGCCTTTTCCCGCACCTGACGGTCGGTGAGAATGTCGCCATCGGCTTGCGGCTGGCCGGCCTGCGCGATCCGGCGGACCGCATTGCCGAGATGCTGCGCCTGGTCGATCTGCCGCAGGAGATGGCGGCCCGGATGCCCGATGCGCTTTCGGGCGGGCAGCGCCAGCGTGTCGGCGTCGCCCGGGCTCTCGCCACGGGGCCCAGACTGCTGCTGATGGACGAACCCTTTGGCGCGCTCGATCCGGTTACCCGGGACGCGCTGGGCAAGGCGATCCGCGCCCTGCACGATTCGATGGGGCTGACCACCATCCTCGTGACCCACGACATGGCCGAGGCGCTGCTGCTCGCCGACCGCATTCTGGTGATGGAGGCTGGCCGGCTGGTCGGCGATGCGACGCCGCATGCGCTCCTGACCGGCCAGGGGGGGCCGGTGGCCGACGCGCTCGTCGCGGTGCCGCGGGAACAGGCCGAGCGGCTGGCGGCGCTCGCCCGATGA
- a CDS encoding fumarylacetoacetate hydrolase family protein has protein sequence MRLATRDTGTPDGELVCVSADGTRYMPAGPEAPTLLAALERWNDVRPALHAVAACLAAGEGEPLDLATLRAPLPRTWQWLDGSAFPTHGELMQQAFNLPPIETDKPLMYQGMSHQFLAPTEDAPFPSAADGIDFEGEFGVITGAVPMGCPVEDALAHVRLIVLINDWSLRTIAPIEMKTGFGWVQAKPACSLAPFAVTPDELGDAWHDGRVCLPLTVTVNGAWFGSPNGSAMAYGFHELISHAARTRSLPAGTILGSGTVSNADHAVVGSTCISERRAIEKIAHGAFRTGFLEDGDRVAMQVGEDAAPFGRIDQRVRLIG, from the coding sequence ATGCGCCTAGCCACCCGCGACACCGGTACGCCAGACGGTGAACTCGTATGTGTCTCCGCTGATGGCACCCGCTATATGCCGGCAGGCCCCGAAGCCCCGACCCTGCTTGCGGCGCTCGAGCGTTGGAACGACGTCCGCCCGGCACTGCACGCGGTCGCGGCATGCCTGGCGGCGGGCGAGGGCGAGCCGCTCGATCTCGCGACGCTGCGCGCGCCGTTGCCGCGCACTTGGCAGTGGCTCGATGGTTCGGCCTTCCCCACCCATGGCGAGCTGATGCAGCAGGCCTTCAACCTGCCGCCGATCGAGACCGACAAGCCGCTGATGTACCAGGGCATGAGCCACCAGTTCCTGGCACCTACCGAGGATGCGCCGTTCCCCTCCGCCGCCGACGGCATCGATTTCGAGGGCGAGTTCGGCGTGATCACGGGCGCGGTGCCGATGGGCTGCCCGGTCGAGGACGCGCTGGCGCATGTGCGGCTGATCGTGTTGATCAACGACTGGTCGCTGCGCACCATCGCGCCGATCGAGATGAAGACCGGCTTCGGCTGGGTGCAGGCCAAGCCCGCCTGCAGCCTTGCGCCCTTCGCGGTGACGCCGGACGAGCTCGGGGACGCGTGGCACGACGGGCGCGTCTGTCTGCCGCTGACCGTGACCGTCAACGGCGCATGGTTCGGCAGCCCCAATGGCAGCGCCATGGCCTATGGCTTTCACGAATTGATCTCCCATGCCGCACGGACGCGCAGCCTGCCGGCGGGTACGATCCTCGGATCGGGGACCGTCTCCAATGCCGACCACGCCGTGGTCGGATCGACCTGCATCTCCGAACGCCGGGCCATCGAGAAGATCGCGCATGGCGCGTTCCGGACCGGCTTCCTCGAGGATGGCGACCGGGTGGCGATGCAGGTGGGCGAGGATGCCGCCCCCTTCGGCAGGATTGACCAGCGCGTGCGGCTGATCGGCTGA
- a CDS encoding NAD-dependent epimerase/dehydratase family protein: MRLTITGADGFVGRAVVRRLRETGVAAALLLVDRTFAEAGPERRLAGDLTDPAVLAAATRDCDALLHLAALPGGAAERDPAASRAINLDVPLRLIEAMAGRRLVLAGSIAVFGAAPAGPIDDQSMAVPDSVYGTHKRMVELAFADAARRGAIAGAVLRLPGIVARPAAAAGFGSAFLSDVFHAAVAGRPYVVPVASDATSWVCSVRSCAANLVRALLGDGAEHAPVTLPALRVRMGDLVDALEARLPGATLTHAENPALRHAFASYPPLITSRAAALGFTAEPDVGALIDAVLADLSPNSTQGPPPCA, translated from the coding sequence GTGCGGCTGACGATCACCGGCGCCGACGGCTTTGTCGGCCGGGCGGTCGTCCGGCGGCTGCGCGAGACGGGCGTGGCCGCCGCGCTGCTGCTGGTCGACCGGACCTTTGCCGAGGCGGGTCCGGAGCGCCGGCTGGCCGGGGACCTCACCGATCCGGCGGTGCTGGCGGCCGCGACGCGGGATTGCGATGCGCTCCTCCATCTCGCCGCGCTGCCCGGCGGCGCGGCGGAGCGCGATCCCGCCGCCTCGCGCGCGATCAATCTCGACGTGCCGCTACGGCTGATTGAGGCAATGGCCGGGCGGCGGCTGGTACTTGCCGGCTCCATCGCCGTGTTCGGCGCGGCACCGGCCGGGCCGATCGACGACCAGAGCATGGCCGTGCCCGACAGCGTCTATGGCACCCACAAGCGGATGGTCGAGCTCGCCTTTGCCGATGCGGCGCGGCGGGGCGCGATCGCGGGCGCGGTGCTGCGCCTGCCCGGCATCGTTGCGCGGCCTGCGGCGGCAGCAGGCTTCGGCTCCGCCTTTCTGAGCGACGTGTTCCATGCGGCGGTGGCGGGGCGGCCCTATGTCGTCCCGGTTGCCTCCGATGCGACGAGCTGGGTCTGCTCGGTCCGTAGCTGCGCGGCGAACCTCGTCCGAGCCCTGCTCGGGGACGGTGCCGAGCACGCTCCGGTTACGCTGCCGGCGCTACGGGTGCGAATGGGCGATCTCGTCGACGCACTCGAAGCGCGGCTGCCGGGCGCGACGCTCACCCACGCCGAGAACCCGGCATTGCGCCACGCCTTTGCCAGCTATCCGCCGCTCATCACGTCGCGCGCGGCGGCGCTCGGCTTTACCGCCGAACCCGATGTCGGCGCGCTGATCGACGCGGTGCTGGCCGATCTTTCCCCGAACTCCACACAAGGACCCCCTCCATGCGCCTAG
- a CDS encoding ABC transporter permease/substrate-binding protein: MSAALTRVPELLAQHLLLAFAALLLGIAISLPLAVLSARHRSVARVALGMASLIQTIPSLALLALFYPLLLSLSALVGGGIPALGFLPSLLALTLYALLPILRNAVTGLVTLDPAIGEAADGVGMTRWQKLRLVEAPLVAPVVMAGIRTAAVWTIGAATLSTTVGQPSLGDLIFAGLQTQNWTLVLVGCVAAAGLALAVDALLGLAEWSIARRRRALVWLSLGVLVAAAVVALAPAWPATRGTVTIGAKGFSEQYILARVIGSRLEAAGYHVRYREGLGSGVAYGALASNAIDVYVDYSGTIWTNQMRRHDVPPRDAIVRGVAAWAKRTDNVTLLGPLGFENAYAFVMRGEDARRRGIATIADLARVAPSLKLATDIEFLERSEWKAVQAAYGLRFAEAHPYQPTFMYRALTSGTADVIPAFSSDGRIAAEKLAVLGDPKGAIPGYDAILLVAPARAADQRFHAALRPLIGAISVERMRQANYLVDRDHDKQSPDAAARWLTEGLRR; encoded by the coding sequence ATGAGTGCCGCTCTCACCCGCGTGCCCGAGTTGCTCGCGCAGCATCTGCTGCTCGCCTTCGCCGCGCTGCTGCTCGGCATCGCGATCAGCCTGCCGCTGGCGGTTCTGTCGGCCCGGCATCGCAGCGTGGCGCGGGTCGCGCTGGGCATGGCGAGCCTGATCCAGACGATCCCCAGCCTCGCGCTGCTCGCCTTGTTCTATCCGCTGCTGCTGTCGCTTTCCGCGCTGGTCGGCGGGGGCATCCCCGCGCTGGGCTTTCTGCCCTCGCTGCTCGCGCTTACGCTGTATGCGCTGCTGCCGATCCTGCGGAATGCAGTCACTGGGCTGGTCACGCTGGATCCGGCCATCGGCGAGGCCGCAGACGGCGTGGGCATGACGCGCTGGCAAAAGCTACGCCTGGTCGAGGCGCCGCTGGTTGCGCCGGTGGTGATGGCCGGCATCCGCACTGCCGCGGTGTGGACGATCGGCGCAGCGACGCTGTCCACCACCGTCGGCCAGCCGAGCCTGGGCGATCTGATCTTCGCCGGGCTGCAGACGCAGAACTGGACGCTGGTGCTGGTCGGATGCGTGGCCGCGGCGGGTCTCGCCCTTGCGGTCGATGCGCTGCTGGGGCTGGCCGAGTGGAGCATCGCGCGTCGGCGCCGGGCCCTGGTCTGGCTGAGCCTCGGCGTGCTCGTTGCCGCAGCCGTCGTCGCGCTGGCACCCGCCTGGCCGGCGACGCGCGGCACGGTGACGATCGGCGCCAAGGGCTTTTCGGAACAATATATCCTTGCCCGCGTCATCGGATCCCGGCTGGAGGCCGCGGGCTACCATGTCCGCTATCGCGAGGGTCTTGGCTCCGGCGTCGCCTATGGCGCGTTGGCGAGCAACGCGATCGACGTCTATGTCGACTATTCGGGGACGATCTGGACCAACCAGATGCGCCGCCACGACGTGCCGCCCCGCGACGCGATCGTTCGCGGCGTGGCCGCATGGGCCAAACGCACCGACAACGTCACGCTGCTCGGGCCCCTCGGCTTCGAGAACGCCTATGCGTTCGTCATGCGGGGCGAGGACGCCCGCCGGCGCGGCATCGCGACCATCGCCGATCTCGCGCGGGTCGCGCCGTCGCTGAAGCTGGCGACCGACATCGAGTTTCTCGAGCGCTCCGAATGGAAGGCCGTCCAGGCGGCCTATGGCCTCCGCTTCGCCGAGGCCCACCCCTATCAGCCCACCTTCATGTACCGGGCGCTAACCAGCGGCACGGCGGACGTGATCCCGGCATTCTCCTCGGACGGCAGAATCGCTGCCGAGAAGCTCGCAGTGCTCGGGGACCCAAAGGGCGCGATTCCCGGCTATGACGCGATCCTGCTGGTCGCCCCCGCCCGGGCCGCGGACCAGCGCTTCCACGCAGCGCTGCGACCGCTGATCGGCGCGATTTCGGTGGAGCGGATGCGCCAAGCCAATTATCTGGTCGATCGCGATCACGACAAGCAGAGCCCCGATGCCGCTGCCCGCTGGCTGACGGAAGGGCTCCGCCGCTAG